In Hymenobacter volaticus, the genomic window TTTGGCGCGGTCGGCGGGGTCTTTGGGGTTGAGGCGCTGGCGTGTTTCCCAGGCATCGGGCATGCCGTCGTGGTCGGTATCGGCGGGAGCTGGTTTAGAAGCTAGAACCGGCCACGCTTTCTGAGAAACCGTGTAGGGAGTGCCATGTGGGTAGCCGCCCTGCACATCGATGATGCGGCCGGTACGGTTGACCACATTGCGAATAATGCGCTGGTCGAGGGTATCGCGCTTGGGCAAACTGGCCCCAACATGCTGTAGTACAGACTTGTAGGCATCGGCGGCCGTTTGGGTGGCGGTAGGTCCTAAATCGAAAGGGGCAGTAGCTTTGGCTTGCACCGTGTCGGCGGCGGCACCGCCATTCATGGTTACACCGAGCCAGTTGTGTCGAGTCACGTCGGCGCTGGCGTCTACATAGTTGCCTGTCACATAGAACTTACCGTAGGGCAGCGGGTTAGCGCCTTTCTCGATCTTGTAGGGGTTCAGCACCCGCGCCTTCACGTTTTCTTTGGTGGAGGGGCCGTATTTGTAGTAGTTGTTGACGATGTTGTAGTTGCCGCCTTCGCCAGCGTACACGTTGTTTTCGCCCCAATTGTAAAGCACATTGTTGCGGAAATCCACGTTTTCGAAGCCCGCGGAGTGCGTGTAGCGGCTGCCGTTGAAGCGGGGCGTGCGGTTTTTGCAGCTCGCAAACAAGTTATGGTGCATGGTGGCGTGCTGCCCGCCCCAGATGCCCCCAAACCCGTGCTGCTCGAAATCTTTGTCGCCGGTTTCGAAGTGGTAGGAGTAGTTGAGCGGCTCGCTGATTAGGTTCCACTGCAAAGTAGTACTGTCGCCTTCGTACACCGAAAAACACTCGTCCGTCGACCAGCTCATGGTGCAATGGTCCACGATAAGGCGGCTGTTGCGCATGCCGCCAAAGGCATCGTCGCCGCCGGCTCCATCTACTTGCCCCTTGTTCTGGTTTTTGTCGCCCATGCGGAAGCGCACAAACCGGATAACGACATTGTTGGCTTTCAACCCCACCGGATAATCCGCCAAGCAAATACCGTCGCCCGGTGCCGTTTGTCCCGCAATGGTAGTATTGGACTTGCTGATAATGAGCGGCGAAGCTAGGTGAATGGTGCCCGACACCCGAAACACGATGGTGCGCGCCGCGGCCGGTTTGGTTAGCGCGTAGCGCAGGCTACCAGGCTGGTCGTCGTCTTTGAGGTTGGTGACTTCGAAAACGGTAGTTGGCACGGCAACCGAGCCCCGACCGCCGGAAGTGTAACGGCCCGCTCCTTCCGCTCCTGGAAATGCCACTGGCGGTGTAGCCACCGGCCCAGCCCCCATCATGGCCAGCAACCCCAACCCAACAACTGTAGCAGATAGACAATAAGCCCGATACGAGTGGCGAAACATAGAAGCAAAAAACATACAAGCAGACTGACAGCGCAAATGAAAGGTAGAAGCCAAACCGGGCAACAAGCCGCAGATGGACCCACAACCGTAGCTTGATATTACTGAAATAGCAGGCGGCGTGGGAAGTAGCAAGCGTATTTCTTTGCGCAATCGATGTCGGCAACGTTGCCAGCAAGCCCAACGCTTAAAGGATTTTCCTCTAAGGGAGTTAATAGCACAGAGACAGTGTTGGGTGGTGTGTACGGGCGCAGCAGTGGTCTACTTAGTTGAAGCAGAGTACAGCCTGGACGTAAGCACGACGGTAGCGCCAAATGTTTTTTACACTACCGCTGTGCTTGTGCTTAGGTGTTTGCTTGAACTCCTTACGCTCTTTGGTAAGCGCATCAATACCACCATTCTGCTTACCTTGGAAGTTAGCTTACCGCGTTTACAGGCTATTAGACAGTTGTTTTGGCTTATTCGATGAAGTATTTTTTCTTTTTCCTTCTATTGTGCTTGCCGCAGGCATTGGTAGCGAGTCCGCCTTTGGAGCCTTTGCAAATTGCCCGCGAATTTGTGGACAAGGATGGCTGGCCCGAAATGAAGGAGCATCTGTGCTGCGAAGCCGAGCAGCAAGCCAAAACGCAAACACTCGGCCAGCAGATTCCGGCCCGCTTGCAACGCAGTTGCCAACTGCTACAGCAGGGCGCCAGCACCGCGGTAGTGGCTGTGGAATTGCGCGACTCTTTGAGCCGCAACGACTTCTATCTGCACTTTGCTAAAGAAGATGATGCGTGGAAGCTGCAAGCCATTCGGAGCTTGTCGATGACGCAGCTTGGGCCACCCATGCTGAAGCTGCTAACTACTATGCCTCCCGCCGAAGTCGCCCAGTATAACCAGAAGCATCCCGATGCCGACCACGACTTCACCGTGGGCAACCTTAAGCTCTGGATTGGCGCCGATGCCGACATCATCGACCATTTCACGCACCACCAAACTGATTTTCAGAAAGTCCTCCGCCTAGTCCAGACGCGCAAATATCTTTCCGCCGACACAACTGCCGCCAACGAAGCAGCAGCCAACACCGACCCGGAAGTGCGCACTTTGCTCCGCAAGCTCTATATCAGCCGCGTCACGCAGCAGGATACTGATTGCAGTTCCTGCATCGAGTTCATCATTGGGGGCCGCATCGACAACACCGTCGGGCTACTTTACCAACCCAAAGCCGCCGACGTACCCAAGATGAACCCCGACCGGCTGATTGTCGTCAGGCCCATTGCAAAAGGCTGGTACCTCTACAAAACCACCAGCGTCAACAACTCTCGATAGTTAGTAGCTAAAAAGTTACTGTTGGTTATGCTGTTTCTAGGACGGCCCTGCTGAACCTAGCATCCGCTTGCCTAAGCCTTTAAAGTGCTGGCACTAAAAAAACGCACTGTCATGCTGAGCGCAGTCGAAGCATCTCGCGTGCTGATGTCTGGTTACTAATCTGGTGTCAGCACGCGAGATGCTTCGGCTCCGCTCAGCATGACGGGCAATATGGCAACGAGTAGTTGTAGAGCTAGGTGAGTTGTAGGGTATCGTCTTTCAGCTGAACTCCGGACAGTTTTCGGCGGAGCGATTCACTTATCAGAAAGAAGAGTCGATCTGCTGCCAGATCGTAGTTGAGCCCTTCAGGGCGAATGTTGGAAACGCAGTTGCGCGCTTCGTCGGTGAGGCCGGGCCGGGGGCCGTAGGTGAAATAGGCACCTAGGCTGTCGGGCGAGCTGAGGCCGGGCCGTTCGCCAATCAGAATCAAGGCGAGTTGCGCCCGCAGTAGTTCGCCTATTTCATCCCCGATTGCCACCCGGGCCTGCGTTGCGAGTACGAGCGGCGCCACTCGCAAACCTGCTTGCTGCAGCTTAGGCAAAAGCCGTTGCAACAACGGTACGGCGTGCATATTCACTGCCTCGGCCGATAGGCCGTCGGCTAAGATAAAGGCGACATCAAAGTCTTGAGGACCATGTTCTTTCAACAGCGCATGAGCTTCTTCGTGCAGTTGCCGCCCTAAGTCTGGGCGTTGCAGATACTCTTGCCGGTCGTGGGCTTTGCTGCGAACTTGTAGCACGGGCAATTGCAAAGGCGCCAAATCTGCGAGCAGTTTGTCGGGGACCAGGGCCGAGTATACAGCATCGCGGGCGTGCGCGTGGGCTAACCGAAAAGCCAGCGCCTCACGGAGGGGCACACTGGTACCAGTCCGGCCAAGTGCTATGCGAGCAGCCGTATACGCTTTTAGCGTTGCCCACGGATCAGGAGCCGGGTTTTCGGGGTGATAAGGCGCGGGTAGTTCGTCCATAACTCTATAATGCTCTCCTTCTTACCTACTTGATGATTGAAGAACAAGCTTTGAATTAAGGTGGCCGCAAACAAGTAACGACCTGTGTCGCTAGCGCAAGATCAGCTATGCAGTCTCAGCGCTCTGTCCTACTGGTTGTTAGGCTGCGGACGGGCAGAGCGGTTGAGTAGGTTAAGCAACACCCCGTTGGTCCAGCCGAAGCCGTCTTGCAGCGGATACTCGCCGCCCCCGGCAGGGAGATGCGTGTCGGTGACGTTGTACTTCTCTAGTAGCTTACCGGTTTGCTGGAACACGCGCGTGTTTAGGCGCACCCAACGGACAGTGATAGTATCGGCGAGGGGTTTCTGGTTGTAGCGAGTAAGACCTTGCACGGCCATGTATTGCAACGGTGCCCAGGCATTGGGCGCGTCCCACTGCTGGCCGCTGGTGTTGAGGGTGGTAAGCAGCCCACCATCTTTCAAGAAATCAGCTTTGAGGCCAGCGGCTACTTGGCTTGCTTGGCGCGCGGTAGCTACGCCAAAAGCCAGCGGATACACTCCCGCCATCGTGCGAATAGCGGCGGGACGCTTCTGCGTGAAATCGTAGTCGGTGAACCACCCAACAGCCTTATTCCAATTGTAGCGCTGAATGGCACTGCGGCGCTTTTTCGCTTTCTGCTGCCACGTACGAGCCGCAGTGCTCTGGCCTTGCACCGTGTAGGAGCGAGCCACGGTTTCTTCCAGCGCCAGCATCAAGCAGTTCAAATCGACGGGCACCAGTTCGGTGGTGCGGATAGACCCTAACGTGCCGTCGGCTCCAAACCAGCGGGTACTGAAGTCCCAGCCGGAAGCTGCCGCGGCCCGAACATCGCGGTAAAACTGTGAAGGTAGACGCGTGCTTTTGCGGGCCGCATCCACATCAATGCCATACGATTCTTCCCGCGGCTCGGTGCTTTCGTCCCAGTACCGGTTCAGCAATTCGCCGCCGGGCATGCGCATCACGCGGCGCGTGGCAGTGCCAGGCTTCAGCGAATCGGCACCCGCCATCCAGTAAGCATACTCGCGCAGCAGTTGCGGCTGGTAGCGCACCAGCACCGAGTCGCCTTGCTCCTGGGCCAGCAGCTGCACCATCAACGAAAAAAATGGGGGCTGCGAGCGGGTAAGGTAGTAGGTGCGGTTGCCGTTGGGAATGAAGCCGTAGCGGTTGAGCAGGTAGGCGAAGTTATCGGTCATGTTGCGGATCAGGGTGGTCCGGTGGGCTTCGCGCAAGCCGAGCATCGTGAAATAGGAGTCCCAGTAGTACACCTCCCGGAACCGACCGCCCGGCACCAGATATGGCCGCGGCAGTAGCAGCAACGACGAATAGCGAGACACCGAATCGAGGGGACGGCGTTGGAGCACCCGCCACAGCGTATCGAGGTGCAGCCGTAGGCCAGTTGCTATATTGCTACGATAAGTGGTCGTGTCGGTGTTGGGCAGCTGGAAGCGGTCCTTTACGAAAGTCGTCAGGTTGAAGCCCGGCTGAGTGCGTTGCTGCTCGTAGTCGGCGACGATGCGGGCGGGCGTATCGCGGCGGGGTACCATATCCACGAACGTCTTATTATCGGGAAATATCCGACCTAGCTGCACGGCCTCAAACAAGCCAGGGTAAAGCTGCCGGGGAGTGGGCGGTAGTTGGGCTGCTGCCCGCAAACAGATGCAGCAACAGCAGAAGCAAACAAGCAATAGATTTCGCACGGCACAAGGGGGAATGGTATACCTTAAAGTACGAAAGTAGAGCCGTAATTGGCCATACACCTCCCGAACCCATACTCTGCGCCCTGCTTGGATCTACTTGAATTTCTTGCCATTGAATCAACTAACCAAGTGCCGCCTAGGCAAATACCCTGTACCTTTTACCCACTTATTGTCCACTGATTTAGTGCAGCCCCGGACGTTGCTGTTGCAGCCAAATGTAAGCCGACGCCACATCATCGAAAGTGCCAATAACAGGATGTTGGATATTCATCAGGACGGTTTCGGAGGCTTGCCGGGCAGCAAAGTTGCGCGAAAACACCCACGCAATATGCTGTAGGCCCGCCCGCAGCATTTCCTCTAACCACCAAACGCCCCACAACGACAGCTCCACGCTGGTGCGGGTGATATTGGAATTGTCGTTGAGGATTTTGTGGCAGGGCCACGCCCGTAGCGCTTCCAGCATCAGCATACAGGCCGCCCGCGAGCTTTCTTGGTTGTGTTCCCCTTGCCAATCAACATATAGCCAATTGTTGGTCGAATCGTAACTGATGGTAATTCCTTCGGCGGCAAGTACGGGTTGAAGCTGCATACACTGCCTTTACAAACCAGCACGTACGGTTGTGCTAGCGAGGCACTAGTAAAGATAAAAGGTTGAGCTAGCAAAAAACCAAGGACTATAAGCCAGTTGTTTTTTGTTCCTTCCAAAGTCTAGCATCTAATGAAAAACACCAAACAAATTGGTCAGGCAATGGAGCTACTGCCCGATCTATAGGTTGAAAAGCAACCTAGCCACGTACCTTATGCACGGTTTCACACTTTCGAGGAATAGCTGGCCAAGAGGTTTGCAGAAAACTGCCAGCCGCTTTCAAACAACTATTCTGCTAGCTGTTAAGTATGAAGCAGCAACTAATGCGCAGCTCAATGGAAGAACTAGCCAAAATAGAACAAGTTGGCAAACCCCGGGTGGTAATTGTGGGAGGTGGCTTCGGCGGCCTGGAACTCGCCAAAGCCCTGCGCGACACCAACATGCAAGTGGTGCTGGTTGACAAGCAGAACTACCACACGTTTCAGCCTTTGATGTACCAGGTGGCCACGGCCGGCTTGGAAGCATCGGCTATTATCTCACCGTTTCGCAAGATTCTCAAAGACCAAGACAACCTTAGCTTTCGCATGGCCGAGGTGTTACACGTCGATACCGCCGCGCAGGTTCTGAAAACCTCGATTGGCCTGATTCACTACGACCACCTAGTTATTGCCACCGGCGCCACCACCAATTACTTCGGCGACGAAGAAATGGCGCGGCATTCGGTGGCCATCAAGAGCGTGGAAGACGCGGTAGAGCTACGCAACACCGTGCTTTCCAACTTCGAAAAAGCCCTGCAGGTCGGCGACCGGGAGCAGCTCAACAGCTTGCTCGACTTCGTGATTGTGGGTGGCGGCCCAACCGGCGTGGAAGTGGCTGGCGCATTAAGTGAGCTGCGCAAGCACATTTTCCCGAAAGACTACCGGGATATTGACTTCCGGGAAATGGATATCTGCCTGATTCAGAGTGGTGATTCGCTGCTCAAGGGCATGTCTAAGGAAGCATCTGAGAAGGCGCTGGAATACCTGCAGGAATTTGGGGTGAAGGTGCTGCTCGACCGGCGGGTGAAATCTTACGACGGCTACACCGTTACGCTCAACACCGGCGAAAAGCTGATTACGCGCACCCTGATCTGGGCAGCCGGCGTGGCCGGCGCCCCCATCGAAGGCATTCGCCCGGAAAGCATCCGCAAAGGCAACCGATACACAGTAAACGTCTACAACCAAATAGCGGGCTACACCAACGTCTACGCCATCGGCGACATTGCCGCCATGATTACGGAGGAGTACCCGGAGGGTCACCCCATGGTAGCGCAGCCCGCTATTCAGCAAGGCAAGCTGCTCGGTGAGAACCTCACGCGCCAACTCGCCGGCGAGCCAATGCGGCCTTTCCGGTACCACGACCAAGGAGCTATGGCTACCATTGGCCGTAACCATGCCGTAGCCGACCTTAAGCTAGGTGGCAAAGAATGGAAAACGCAGGGCTTTTTTGCGTGGTTGATGTGGGTGTTTGTGCACTTGATTGCCCTGGTAGGGTTCCGCAACCGCTTGGCCGTGTTCATGAACTGGACTACTAGCTACTTCAGCCAAGAGCGCGGCTCACGTTATATCCTGGGCAAGCGGCGCGAACCCGTGCCAGCCGAAGATCCGGCCGCCAGCAAAGTGGTTGCCTAACGGGCTACAGCGTGTGGCTTCGGTGATGCGCTGTGCTGCACGAAACAAGGCTCGACAAACACATGTCGAACATCGGGGCAGTGATTCCGAACAGCTGCTTCCAGGCGGCCAACGGCTTCAGTGAGTTGCTTTGCTGTTAGAGTTGGCTGGAACTCGACGCGCAGCACCAGCAGAATTTCGTGCGGACTCAGGTACGATGAAAGTGGCGCATCGGTAGCCACCACGGCGGCGTCGGCACTCACTAGCGTGGTTACTTCTTGTAGCATAGCCGCCTCAGCAGGTTCGCCAAGCAACAAGCTCTTGTTTTCGCGCAGCAACAATCCCGCAACCACCAACAAAATCACACCGATGAGCAACGACGCAACGCCATCGAGGGCAGGCTTGTTGAAGTAATGGCTCAGAAAAACTCCTAGAAATGCCACCAGCAGGCCGAGCAGATCGGCGGCATCTTCGAAGAGCACGACAAAAGTAGAAGGGTCTTTGCTGCTGCGAAAAGCCCGCCAGAAGCTTTGTCCTTTGCGCTGGGCATTGAACGTGCGACGCGCTACGAGGAACGAGGCGCCATCGAAGAGGAAGGCCAGCCCCAATACCACGTAGTTCCAGAGGGGGTTGCCCATAGGAGTTGGGTGGCGCAGATGCTCGATACCCTCATACACGGAAATACCGCCCCCAATTGCGAAAATGAAGATGGCAACAATAAAAGACCAGAAATACAGCTCTCGGCCGTAGCCGAAGGGCCGCCCTTCGTGGGCTGGCCGCTGGCTTTTGCGCAAGCCCAGCAGCAACAACCACTCGTTGGCAGTATCTACTACGGAATGGATGCCTTCGGCTAGCATGGCAGAGCTACCCGTGAAGCCAGCCGCTATGAATTTGATGATGGCAATAGCCAAGTTGGCGGCCAGAGCTGCTACAATAGCAACTTTAGATGAAGGCGGCTCGGCAGTAGGAGCGGTAGAAGCAGGCGCGTTGGACACGAAAACAGCAGGAAAGCAGATAACCAAAAGCGGAAAGCAATTGCTCCGCCTAGGCTACTACGGCTTCCGGCGCACCAGAGGTGTTGTCGAGGTGGTATTCCGCGAGGTTTCTGCTTTTCATTCACAAGCCACTAACCCGTACTCTACTAACGCGTCATGCCGAGCTTGCCAAGCAGTCCACCCACACGGGCAGATTGCTTGGTAAGCTCGGCATGATGCCTTGAGATAGAGAATGAAGCGTGACCTAGCGGCCGAAATCGTCTTGTACGCGCACGATGTCGTCTTCGTCGGAAGGGTTGGAAGCGTCGGTGTGCTGCCAGATTTCAGCTAGTACGCCCCACGAGTCGAGGCCGACGAGGCGGTGCCGCTCACCTTGCTTGAGCGTGATTAGCTCACCAGGCTCGTAGATGCGGAGTTCTCCTTCTTCGTCGGTGTTGCTGGTGACTACGCCAACGGGTCCTTGCAATACTTTCCATACTTCGGCACGCCGGTGGTGGTACTGCCACGACAACCGCTTCTGCGGGGCCACAATCAGAATTTTAGGGCTTAGCTTGCCCGAAATTCGCAAATCATCTACTGGCATTCCTTCGAAATACGTGTCGGCAAAGGCAGGAGCCTGCGTCTCGTCAATCACGAAGAAACCACCCCATGGTCGGGTTTGGTCCTGCTTGTCGATGGAGAAGCC contains:
- a CDS encoding pectate lyase family protein, producing MFRHSYRAYCLSATVVGLGLLAMMGAGPVATPPVAFPGAEGAGRYTSGGRGSVAVPTTVFEVTNLKDDDQPGSLRYALTKPAAARTIVFRVSGTIHLASPLIISKSNTTIAGQTAPGDGICLADYPVGLKANNVVIRFVRFRMGDKNQNKGQVDGAGGDDAFGGMRNSRLIVDHCTMSWSTDECFSVYEGDSTTLQWNLISEPLNYSYHFETGDKDFEQHGFGGIWGGQHATMHHNLFASCKNRTPRFNGSRYTHSAGFENVDFRNNVLYNWGENNVYAGEGGNYNIVNNYYKYGPSTKENVKARVLNPYKIEKGANPLPYGKFYVTGNYVDASADVTRHNWLGVTMNGGAAADTVQAKATAPFDLGPTATQTAADAYKSVLQHVGASLPKRDTLDQRIIRNVVNRTGRIIDVQGGYPHGTPYTVSQKAWPVLASKPAPADTDHDGMPDAWETRQRLNPKDPADRAKLDASGYTMLEVYLNSLVTPVATVK
- the eutC gene encoding ethanolamine ammonia-lyase subunit EutC, translated to MDELPAPYHPENPAPDPWATLKAYTAARIALGRTGTSVPLREALAFRLAHAHARDAVYSALVPDKLLADLAPLQLPVLQVRSKAHDRQEYLQRPDLGRQLHEEAHALLKEHGPQDFDVAFILADGLSAEAVNMHAVPLLQRLLPKLQQAGLRVAPLVLATQARVAIGDEIGELLRAQLALILIGERPGLSSPDSLGAYFTYGPRPGLTDEARNCVSNIRPEGLNYDLAADRLFFLISESLRRKLSGVQLKDDTLQLT
- the treF gene encoding alpha,alpha-trehalase TreF; the protein is MRNLLLVCFCCCCICLRAAAQLPPTPRQLYPGLFEAVQLGRIFPDNKTFVDMVPRRDTPARIVADYEQQRTQPGFNLTTFVKDRFQLPNTDTTTYRSNIATGLRLHLDTLWRVLQRRPLDSVSRYSSLLLLPRPYLVPGGRFREVYYWDSYFTMLGLREAHRTTLIRNMTDNFAYLLNRYGFIPNGNRTYYLTRSQPPFFSLMVQLLAQEQGDSVLVRYQPQLLREYAYWMAGADSLKPGTATRRVMRMPGGELLNRYWDESTEPREESYGIDVDAARKSTRLPSQFYRDVRAAAASGWDFSTRWFGADGTLGSIRTTELVPVDLNCLMLALEETVARSYTVQGQSTAARTWQQKAKKRRSAIQRYNWNKAVGWFTDYDFTQKRPAAIRTMAGVYPLAFGVATARQASQVAAGLKADFLKDGGLLTTLNTSGQQWDAPNAWAPLQYMAVQGLTRYNQKPLADTITVRWVRLNTRVFQQTGKLLEKYNVTDTHLPAGGGEYPLQDGFGWTNGVLLNLLNRSARPQPNNQ
- a CDS encoding NAD(P)/FAD-dependent oxidoreductase, encoding MKQQLMRSSMEELAKIEQVGKPRVVIVGGGFGGLELAKALRDTNMQVVLVDKQNYHTFQPLMYQVATAGLEASAIISPFRKILKDQDNLSFRMAEVLHVDTAAQVLKTSIGLIHYDHLVIATGATTNYFGDEEMARHSVAIKSVEDAVELRNTVLSNFEKALQVGDREQLNSLLDFVIVGGGPTGVEVAGALSELRKHIFPKDYRDIDFREMDICLIQSGDSLLKGMSKEASEKALEYLQEFGVKVLLDRRVKSYDGYTVTLNTGEKLITRTLIWAAGVAGAPIEGIRPESIRKGNRYTVNVYNQIAGYTNVYAIGDIAAMITEEYPEGHPMVAQPAIQQGKLLGENLTRQLAGEPMRPFRYHDQGAMATIGRNHAVADLKLGGKEWKTQGFFAWLMWVFVHLIALVGFRNRLAVFMNWTTSYFSQERGSRYILGKRREPVPAEDPAASKVVA
- a CDS encoding cation diffusion facilitator family transporter, with protein sequence MSNAPASTAPTAEPPSSKVAIVAALAANLAIAIIKFIAAGFTGSSAMLAEGIHSVVDTANEWLLLLGLRKSQRPAHEGRPFGYGRELYFWSFIVAIFIFAIGGGISVYEGIEHLRHPTPMGNPLWNYVVLGLAFLFDGASFLVARRTFNAQRKGQSFWRAFRSSKDPSTFVVLFEDAADLLGLLVAFLGVFLSHYFNKPALDGVASLLIGVILLVVAGLLLRENKSLLLGEPAEAAMLQEVTTLVSADAAVVATDAPLSSYLSPHEILLVLRVEFQPTLTAKQLTEAVGRLEAAVRNHCPDVRHVFVEPCFVQHSASPKPHAVAR
- a CDS encoding phosphoheptose isomerase; protein product: MSSENQKQMLFQDMEERLTRLGFSIDKQDQTRPWGGFFVIDETQAPAFADTYFEGMPVDDLRISGKLSPKILIVAPQKRLSWQYHHRRAEVWKVLQGPVGVVTSNTDEEGELRIYEPGELITLKQGERHRLVGLDSWGVLAEIWQHTDASNPSDEDDIVRVQDDFGR